One Acinetobacter colistiniresistens DNA segment encodes these proteins:
- a CDS encoding cold shock domain-containing protein, with protein sequence MFLEGKIKKYNAERGFGFIELDGDQKDLFFHIGDFPQAAGEPRLGEKLKFIMVEDRGKFKAANIVRLDLKPAPVKYASPSSSILMKTVKLDRTQSATKAGKLFTVVGLIVIVILAALVFQKYQSYQQSKKLRAAQLIEEQKQIIAEQRKAVGDLPEVKLSAKTERALQHDQRQPTQVAPATTAVATQFSCDGREYCSQMRSYEEAVFFLRHCPNTKMDGDGDGIPCERQFGH encoded by the coding sequence ATGTTTCTTGAGGGAAAAATTAAAAAATATAATGCAGAGAGAGGTTTTGGTTTTATTGAATTAGACGGGGATCAAAAGGATCTATTCTTCCATATTGGTGATTTTCCACAAGCAGCGGGTGAGCCTCGACTGGGAGAAAAACTTAAATTTATTATGGTGGAGGACAGGGGAAAATTTAAAGCAGCCAATATTGTTCGTTTGGATTTAAAACCAGCACCAGTCAAGTATGCTTCTCCATCTAGCAGTATTTTGATGAAAACCGTTAAGTTAGATCGTACTCAGTCAGCGACCAAAGCTGGAAAGCTATTTACGGTTGTTGGCTTAATTGTCATTGTGATTTTAGCGGCTTTGGTATTTCAGAAATATCAGTCTTATCAGCAATCAAAAAAATTAAGAGCAGCACAACTGATCGAGGAACAAAAGCAGATTATTGCAGAACAACGCAAAGCAGTTGGTGACCTACCTGAAGTAAAGCTGTCAGCAAAAACAGAGAGAGCTTTGCAACATGATCAGAGACAGCCGACCCAAGTAGCACCAGCAACAACTGCTGTAGCTACTCAGTTTAGCTGTGATGGGCGTGAATATTGTTCGCAAATGCGATCTTATGAAGAGGCTGTCTTCTTCTTAAGACATTGTCCGAATACCAAGATGGATGGAGATGGTGACGGTATACCTTGTGAGCGTCAATTTGGACACTAA
- the upp gene encoding uracil phosphoribosyltransferase, whose protein sequence is MSIQEIRHPLIRHKLGLLRRSDISTKNFRELAQEVTMLLTYEATKDLPVVDHEIDGWAGKVSTQRIAGKKITIVPILRAGIGMLEGVLSLIPSAKVSVLGLERDEATLEVRTYYKKLVPDVANRLAMIIDPMLATGNSLIAAIDVLKASGCKDIRVMILVAAPEGIAKVEAAHPDVRIYTASVDQGLNEEGYIVPGLGDAGDKIFGSVQKD, encoded by the coding sequence GTGTCGATTCAAGAAATTCGTCATCCGCTTATTCGCCATAAACTTGGTTTACTACGTCGCTCTGACATCAGTACCAAGAATTTTCGTGAATTAGCGCAAGAAGTCACGATGTTACTGACTTATGAAGCAACAAAGGATCTTCCTGTTGTTGATCATGAAATTGATGGGTGGGCAGGGAAAGTCTCAACTCAACGTATCGCAGGGAAAAAAATCACCATTGTACCGATTCTACGTGCAGGTATTGGTATGCTCGAAGGTGTACTAAGCTTGATTCCAAGTGCTAAGGTCAGTGTCTTGGGGTTGGAACGTGATGAAGCGACTTTAGAAGTGCGCACCTACTACAAAAAGTTAGTGCCTGATGTTGCTAATCGTTTAGCCATGATCATTGATCCAATGCTGGCAACAGGAAATTCTTTAATTGCAGCAATTGATGTCTTGAAAGCAAGTGGCTGTAAAGATATCCGTGTCATGATTTTGGTCGCTGCACCAGAGGGCATTGCCAAAGTTGAAGCTGCGCATCCAGATGTCCGTATTTATACCGCTTCGGTTGACCAAGGTCTGAATGAAGAAGGTTATATTGTTCCTGGTTTGGGCGATGCTGGTGACAAAATTTTTGGTAGCGTGCAAAAAGACTAA
- the nuoN gene encoding NADH-quinone oxidoreductase subunit NuoN, whose amino-acid sequence MNFTISFSELMPLAPVMIVALTAIVVMLLTAIKRNHNLIATTSVVGLNLAAIYIGYTVFSGHFVPVNVMGMFMVDPFTMLYQFLILIAALACCTLSHAYIETYKENREELYILLLCSVTGAMLLVASSHYAAFFISLELMSIPVYGMLAYTYQRGQSLEAGIKYLVLSATASAMLLMGMAYIYAYTGSLSFYDSVQALFTAIQQPMVLLGLGLIIFAVAFKLSLAPFHKWTPDVYAGAPAPMATFLATAAKVATIGLFVRYLLTSGAILVESLVTVLTIIAVLSIVVGNLLAVRQVNLKRILGYSSIAHFGYLLIALISMTYASLGSVTVYVITYVLTTIGAFGAVALMSSPYNNVDEAQSLADYRGLFWRRPILTATLTVMMLSLAGIPLTAGFIGKFLVVMAAVTTQHWFLAAMIVVGSGIGLYYYLRVMVVMYMTPPDVPRIDADAHWGTKVGGLMVLAAALLVFVLGVYPDPMINLALKSEILSPLHFMMSQQQ is encoded by the coding sequence ATGAACTTCACAATTTCTTTTTCTGAGCTTATGCCGCTAGCGCCAGTGATGATTGTGGCTTTGACTGCAATCGTAGTGATGTTGTTGACTGCGATTAAACGCAATCACAACCTTATTGCGACAACTTCGGTTGTCGGTTTAAACCTTGCTGCGATTTATATCGGCTATACCGTATTTAGCGGACACTTTGTGCCGGTTAACGTGATGGGCATGTTTATGGTTGATCCATTTACCATGCTCTATCAATTCCTGATTTTGATTGCTGCTTTGGCGTGCTGCACCTTGTCTCATGCTTATATTGAGACTTATAAGGAAAACCGCGAAGAACTGTATATCTTGTTACTGTGTTCAGTGACAGGTGCAATGTTATTGGTGGCAAGTTCGCATTATGCAGCTTTCTTCATCAGCTTGGAGTTGATGTCGATTCCTGTATACGGCATGTTGGCCTATACCTATCAACGTGGTCAGTCTTTGGAAGCAGGGATTAAATACCTAGTGCTTTCAGCAACTGCATCTGCAATGTTGTTGATGGGTATGGCATACATCTATGCTTACACAGGTTCCTTGTCATTCTATGATTCGGTACAAGCCTTGTTTACGGCAATCCAGCAACCCATGGTGTTGTTGGGCCTTGGCTTAATTATTTTTGCGGTTGCGTTTAAACTTTCACTTGCGCCATTCCATAAATGGACGCCAGATGTGTATGCGGGTGCACCAGCACCAATGGCAACCTTCTTGGCAACGGCTGCAAAAGTGGCAACGATTGGTTTGTTTGTACGTTACTTACTGACTTCTGGTGCAATTCTGGTTGAATCATTAGTAACTGTGTTAACCATTATCGCGGTATTGTCGATTGTGGTAGGTAACTTACTTGCAGTACGTCAAGTGAATTTGAAGCGTATTTTGGGTTATTCATCAATTGCGCACTTTGGTTACTTGTTGATTGCTTTAATCAGCATGACTTATGCAAGCTTAGGCAGTGTAACGGTTTATGTGATTACTTATGTGCTGACCACAATCGGTGCGTTTGGTGCTGTGGCATTAATGTCGAGCCCATATAACAACGTAGATGAAGCACAAAGTCTTGCAGACTATCGTGGTTTGTTCTGGCGCCGTCCGATCTTGACCGCAACTTTAACCGTGATGATGTTGTCTTTAGCGGGTATCCCATTAACAGCGGGCTTTATTGGTAAGTTCCTTGTGGTGATGGCTGCAGTAACAACACAACACTGGTTCTTGGCTGCGATGATCGTGGTGGGTAGTGGTATCGGTTTGTACTATTACTTGCGTGTGATGGTGGTGATGTATATGACCCCACCAGACGTACCTCGTATTGATGCTGATGCGCATTGGGGAACCAAAGTCGGTGGTCTGATGGTACTTGCTGCTGCGTTATTGGTATTCGTACTTGGTGTCTATCCAGACCCAATGATTAACTTGGCATTGAAGTCAGAGATTCTTTCTCCATTGCACTTTATGATGTCTCAACAACAGTAA
- a CDS encoding cold shock domain-containing protein — MAQEFYQGKVKQYNPDKGFGFIATSEGDIFFHISDFPAEEGEPKRNEKVKFVALENDGKFKATQIERIDPNPAKTKKTKIANHNKSITTELLSNFRR, encoded by the coding sequence ATGGCACAAGAGTTCTATCAAGGAAAAGTCAAACAATATAATCCTGATAAAGGATTTGGTTTTATTGCAACTTCTGAAGGAGATATCTTTTTTCATATCTCAGATTTTCCTGCAGAAGAAGGCGAGCCGAAAAGAAATGAAAAAGTGAAATTTGTCGCGCTGGAAAATGATGGAAAGTTTAAAGCAACACAAATTGAGCGTATTGATCCTAATCCAGCGAAAACCAAGAAGACCAAAATTGCTAATCACAATAAGTCGATTACCACAGAGTTGCTGTCAAATTTTCGACGCTAA
- a CDS encoding TonB-dependent receptor, protein MIFIIICKFVLYTVVKFLSGFDQLKKNILFLSLIALPMFAVADDGTVLPTITVKADSQATDATGKLKKDTTLGILGEKAVLDTPFSIQSYTEQAIKDKQADSIAGILKNDPSIRTTTNSGHLNENFMIRGFPVTWEDANINGSYGMSPSGRTPTDILSSASVLKGPNALIAGMAPGGSIGGVVMATTKRADRDLTQVSAMYEDGGYYKSGFDVARRFGENKEFGARVSATYGQGEHIVDGLEDKNTAAVLALDYTTDQAKINFDAYTTRDSREGGSPAMISFSTLKRVLAAPDGKLNYFPHLEGMQSANYVGLSGEYKLLPNLKAFAGAGFNEREYRGHLFGTRMVVRDLPVNSMGMKNPALVGANGDALAQYYRVGSKEHNTTFNAGLEGQIFTGDISHTLAFRADYLKRKYSQHKGRGATEVYFPTNIYNPSNEGHMPNTWPEIVPTADDVYVSYSLSDQISMLDDKLQFILGVRYQDMNLKALTTNLPPLKADKVSPSAAIVVKPFGEETSFYVSYVEGLVRGAKVSNEADANYSKTFAPFESKQYEVGAKYQGDRWLHTLALYQIKKPSTMIDTSYRDPNNKAITQITTDGAKTESKGVEYGFSGKVTDDLIVYGNLAYIDTEYKKGISGGVNLSGKTIEGTPEFTAGVGVDYQIPVVEGLSVNAFVTYVDDQYLTADNTLKLPDYTLVDLGAKYATKLGGVNTTFRANVDNVADKKYWDGVFTSGFTTVGAGRTYKLGVSFDF, encoded by the coding sequence ATGATTTTTATTATCATTTGTAAATTTGTCTTATATACTGTGGTCAAATTTTTATCGGGGTTTGATCAATTGAAAAAGAACATATTATTTCTATCTCTCATTGCTTTACCAATGTTCGCGGTTGCTGATGATGGTACCGTGTTACCGACCATTACCGTGAAAGCTGATTCACAGGCAACAGATGCAACAGGCAAACTTAAAAAAGACACAACCTTAGGTATCCTTGGTGAGAAAGCAGTATTGGATACACCTTTTAGTATCCAGTCTTACACAGAACAGGCGATTAAGGATAAACAAGCTGACTCGATCGCAGGCATTTTGAAAAATGACCCAAGTATTCGTACCACCACCAACAGTGGCCATTTAAACGAAAACTTTATGATTCGTGGTTTTCCTGTGACATGGGAAGATGCCAATATCAATGGTTCTTATGGGATGTCACCGAGTGGTCGTACTCCGACTGATATTTTGAGCTCTGCCAGTGTACTCAAAGGTCCCAATGCATTAATTGCAGGAATGGCACCGGGCGGTAGTATTGGTGGTGTGGTAATGGCCACCACTAAGCGTGCCGATCGAGATTTGACCCAAGTTTCGGCCATGTATGAAGATGGCGGCTATTATAAATCAGGTTTTGATGTTGCCCGCCGTTTTGGTGAAAACAAGGAGTTCGGAGCACGCGTCAGTGCGACTTATGGACAAGGTGAACATATTGTTGATGGCCTAGAAGATAAAAATACTGCAGCAGTTTTGGCTCTCGACTACACCACGGACCAAGCTAAAATTAACTTTGATGCCTATACCACACGAGATAGCCGTGAGGGTGGCTCACCTGCCATGATCTCTTTTTCAACTTTGAAACGTGTTTTAGCTGCACCAGATGGCAAACTGAATTATTTCCCGCATTTAGAAGGTATGCAAAGTGCTAACTATGTAGGTTTATCGGGTGAATATAAGCTTCTACCTAATTTAAAAGCATTTGCAGGCGCTGGTTTTAATGAACGTGAGTATCGTGGACATTTATTTGGTACGCGTATGGTTGTGCGTGATCTGCCAGTCAACTCAATGGGAATGAAGAATCCTGCTTTGGTTGGGGCGAATGGTGATGCACTGGCACAATATTATCGTGTTGGTTCAAAGGAACATAACACGACCTTTAATGCGGGTTTAGAAGGTCAAATTTTCACGGGTGATATTTCTCATACTTTGGCATTCCGTGCTGATTATCTCAAACGTAAATACAGCCAACATAAAGGGCGGGGGGCAACAGAGGTTTATTTCCCAACTAATATTTACAATCCAAGCAATGAAGGGCATATGCCAAATACGTGGCCAGAGATTGTTCCTACTGCGGATGATGTGTATGTCAGTTATAGCCTAAGTGATCAAATCTCTATGCTGGATGACAAGCTACAGTTTATTTTAGGTGTGCGTTATCAAGATATGAATTTAAAGGCACTCACGACGAATCTACCACCACTGAAGGCTGATAAAGTATCTCCAAGCGCAGCTATTGTTGTGAAACCTTTTGGTGAAGAAACCTCGTTCTATGTGAGCTATGTTGAAGGTTTGGTTCGAGGTGCAAAGGTATCTAATGAGGCAGATGCGAATTACAGTAAAACCTTTGCGCCATTTGAAAGTAAGCAATATGAAGTGGGTGCGAAATATCAAGGAGATCGTTGGTTACACACTTTAGCGTTATATCAAATTAAAAAACCAAGCACGATGATAGATACAAGCTATCGCGACCCAAATAATAAAGCCATTACCCAAATCACAACCGATGGTGCGAAGACCGAATCCAAAGGGGTTGAATACGGCTTTTCAGGTAAAGTTACGGATGATCTAATTGTTTACGGTAATTTGGCTTATATCGATACCGAATATAAAAAAGGGATTTCAGGCGGTGTGAATCTTTCAGGTAAAACGATTGAAGGTACACCTGAATTTACTGCTGGTGTTGGGGTTGACTACCAAATTCCAGTGGTTGAAGGCTTAAGTGTCAATGCTTTCGTGACTTATGTGGATGACCAATATTTAACGGCTGATAACACACTCAAGTTACCTGATTATACGCTGGTTGATTTAGGCGCGAAGTATGCGACTAAACTCGGAGGTGTAAACACAACTTTCCGTGCGAATGTTGATAATGTTGCAGATAAAAAATATTGGGATGGTGTGTTCACTAGCGGTTTTACCACAGTAGGAGCAGGCCGGACTTATAAGTTAGGGGTGAGTTTCGATTTCTAA